One genomic segment of Podarcis raffonei isolate rPodRaf1 chromosome 7, rPodRaf1.pri, whole genome shotgun sequence includes these proteins:
- the TERT gene encoding telomerase reverse transcriptase isoform X1: MARPRRCRAVRALLRSCYAELLPLEALVRRLQAAAPPGAPPQPLLQDGDPKDYRALVERCLVGRAAGARAPPPLLTFQQVSSQEDVVARVVQRICEKKKKNVLAFGYGPLNENNRHLPCMPNICSYQRNSTTESIRQSVLWEIVLSRVGDDIMMYILEHCSLFMLVPPSCCYQICGQPIYELALRSAKTSPEFFRQRYPRPAPSILSSYLRGRLRPCGKYLAKANGGRWNSRKQRWRRSQEAVGGDSQQPLKVQRAARLSSTANELVTRSSDYLEDQPGPKHCLCLTAPPRKRKWEDCYEISAKRKKTTQTDEGLGEETRNPVPTERKKQIILDGGGDASRGCVRPISEEQVVFVKPVAQRSELGAQTSDCTAPDNPEVFSCGPAQSTESKTLCGSSTKTKPRTSVPKVEPSIFDYCSVKLVNASATDRGLRTSKPAQEFSDRISAPAVQIERRSLLYSCRQLKERLPKSFVLNRLKGYPAGGLRLVEAIFLNSKIPKQPGESSLPGYNRKKKRLPKRYWQMRGVFQELLRNHTKCPYLTVLRNNCPIWELDKIGPGSCEQNVCREGQSLPKTWQANATENCPRRISGVLGPFSGASCRSFEKAELHQKGTEMRAPQVSPSSDVTVFLKQHSSHWQVYTFVRGCLETVVPAGLWGSNHNKCRFYKNVKQFISLGKFSTFSLRELMWKMRVNDCAWLRLTKELRRFVPASEHRFREDLMSKFLYWLMNSFVAELLRSFFYITETMFQKNMLFYFRKAVWRKLQRIGIRSHLAKVQLRALSKEEIEILQQKKCVPLASKLRFIPKANGLRPVVNLNDVVGAEAFCRKSRDQKVQYFNKQLKNLFSVLSYESTKNPILLGSSVFGKDDTYAIWKKFVLKVLESNSEMLRFYFVKADVTGAYDTIPHNKLIEVISQVLALERETSYNIRRYAVIMRTRNGLKRICYRRHSGRCLQVSVSSEFKPDMKQFLCHLQESTSLRNAVIVEQGVSLRENKSSLYEFFLQLIHHSILKIEKRYYAQRCGIPQGCTLSTLLCNLCYGDMEDKLLRGVQRDGVLMRLTDDFLLATPHLTEAKAFLRTLAMGVPEYGFVINPGKTVVNFPVDKDIPGCSAFKQLPARTVIPWCGLLIDTQTLEVYCDYSRYACTSIRSSLSFNSSNKAGVSMRNKLLVVLQLKCHSLFLDLQINSLRTVCINIFKILLLQAYRFHACALLLPFNQQVRNNPSFFLAIISDTASCCFSLLKAKNADIPFSPAGGSAPLTYKDVQWLCYRAFSVKLGNHRVIYKCLLVPLQQCEIQLLRQIPEASVQLLKEVTEPSLYEDFRAILD, translated from the exons ATGGCGCGCCCTCGGCGCTGCCGGGCGGTGCGGGCGCTGCTGCGGAGCTGCTACGCGGAGCTGCTGCCGCTGGAAGCCTTGGTCCGGCGCCTGCAGGCGGCCGCTCCCCCGGGAGCCCCGCCTCAGCCTCTGCTGCAAGACGGCGACCCCAAAGACTACCGCGCCTTGGTGGAGCGGTGCCTCGTGGGGCGGGCGGCCGGGGCCAGGGCTCCTCCTCCGCTGCTCACCTTTCAGCag GTTTCCAGTCAGGAGGATGTCGTGGCAAGAGTCGTTCAGAGAAtctgtgaaaagaagaaaaagaatgtcCTGGCGTTTGGCTACGGACCCTTGAATGAGAATAACCGCCATCTTCCCTGCATGCCAAATATCTGCAGCTACCAGCGTAATAGCACAACAGAATCCATTCGCCAAAGTGTTCTCTGGGAAATAGTCCTGAGCAGAGTTGGAGATGATATCATGATGTACATACTGGAACACTGTTCTCTCTTCATGCTTGTGCCTCCCAGTTGCTGTTACCAAATTTGCGGCCAACCCATCTACGAACTTGCTTTAAGAAGCGCAAAAACCTCTCCTGAGTTCTTCAGGCAGAGATATCCCAGGCCGGCACCCAGCATCTTATCTAGCTACCTGCGAGGAAGGCTTCGGCCTTGTGGGAAATACCTCGCGAAGGCAAACGGGGGGAGATGGAACTCTAGGAAGCAAAGATGGCGCAGATCACAAGAAGCTGTAGGCGGTGACTCCCAGCAGCCTTTGAAGGTTCAGAGAGCTGCCAGGCTGAGCTCTACAGCAAATGAACTGGTTACAAGGTCCAGTGACTACCTAGAGGACCAGCCAGGCCCCAAACACTGCCTGTGTTTAACAGCACCGCCTCGTAAAAGGAAATGGGAGGACTGTTATGAAATTAGCGCTAAGAGAAAGAAAACCACACAGACGGACGAGGGGCTGGGAGAAGAAACAAGAAACCCAGTTCCCACTGAACGCAAAAAACAAATAATTCTGGATGGTGGGGGGGATGCATCTAGAGGGTGTGTAAGGCCAATTTCAGAGGAACAGGTAGTTTTCGTAAAGCCTGTTGCTCAGAGAAGTGAACTTGGAGCACAAACCTCGGATTGCACAGCTCCTGATAATCCAGAAGTTTTTTCGTGTGGTCCTGCACAAAGTACGGAGAGCAAAACACTGTGTGGATCTAGTACCAAAACAAAACCTCGCACTTCGGTGCCAAAGGTAGAACCTAGCATTTTTGATTATTGCTCAGTAAAGCTTGTGAACGCCTCTGCTACAGACAGAGGCCTAAGAACATCCAAACCAGCTCAGGAGTTTTCTGATAGGATTTCTGCTCCTGCCGTGCAGATTGAAAGACGCTCTCTCTTGTATTCTTGCCGCCAGCTGAAAGAGCGTCTACCTAAATCATTTGTGCTGAACCGCTTAAAGGGCTATCCGGCAGGCGGCTTGCGGCTTGTGGAAGCCATATTTTTGAACAGCAAGATTCCAAAGCAGCCGGGCGAATCAAGTCTTCCAGGTTACAATAGGAAAAAGAAGCGACTTCCAAAACGCTACTGGCAGATGAGAGGCGTCTTCCAGGAACTGTTGCGGAACCACACAAAGTGTCCTTACCTAACAGTGTTAAGAAATAATTGTCCCATTTGGGAGTTGGACAAAATTGGCCCAGGAAGTTGCGAGCAAAACGTCTGTCGAGAGGGTCAAAGCTTGCCAAAGACATGGCAGGCGAACGCCACAGAAAATTGCCCAAGAAGGATATCGGGTGTTTTAGGTCCATTCTCAGGTGCTTCCTGTAGAAGCTTTGAAAAAGCTGAGTTGCATCAAAAAGGAACTGAAATGCGAGCTCCCCAAGTCTCCCCCAGTTCTGACGTCACAGTGTTCCTTAAGCAACATAGCAGCCACTGGCAAGTGTACACTTTTGTGAGGGGCTGTCTGGAGACAGTGGTCCCTGCTGGGCTCTGGGGTTCTAACCATAACAAATGCCGCTTCTACAAGAATGTAAAGCAGTTTATCTCTCTGGGGAAGTTTTCCACGTTTTCGTTACGGGAGCTGATGTGGAAAATGAGAGTCAACGATTGCGCTTGGCTTCGTCTGACCAAAG AACTCAGGCGTTTTGTTCCTGCCTCCGAACACCGTTTCCGTGAAGATCTGATGTCCAAATTCCTGTACTGGCTGATGAACTCCTTCGTTGCAGAACTGCTGCGCTCCTTCTTTTATATCACGGAGACTATGTTTCAAAAGAACATGCTTTTTTACTTCAGAAAGGCTGTTTGGAGGAAGTTGCAGAGGATTGGCATTAG AAGTCATCTGGCCAAAGTGCAGCTTCGTGCCTTATCAAAGGAGGAGATTGAAATTCTGCAGCAGAAAAAGTGTGTCCCCCTGGCATCGAAACTCCGGTTCATCCCCAAAGCGAATGGGCTGCGTCCCGTGGTCAACCTGAATGATGTTGTAGGTGCTGAAGCATTCTGTAGAAAGAGCAGAGACCAAAAG GTTCAGTACTTCAACAAACAACTTAAAAACTTATTTAGTGTCCTTAGTTATGAAAGCACCAAGAACCCAATTTTGCTTGGCTCTTCTGTGTTCGGAAAAGATGATACTTACGCAATATGGAAGAAGTTTGTTTTGAAGGTTTTAGAGTCAAACTCTGAAATGCTGAGATTCTACTTTGTGAAG GCTGATGTCACGGGAGCTTACGATACCATTCCCCATAATAAACTGATAGAAGTAATTTCACAAGTCCTCGCTCTGGAGAGAGAGACCAGTTACAACATACGCCGCTATGCAGTGATCATGAGGACCAGAAATGGACTTAAGAGAATATGCTACAGGAGACAT TCTGGACGTTGTTTGCAGGTATCTGTTTCCAGTGAGTTTAAGCCTGATATGAAACAGTTTCTGTGTCATCTTCAAGAGAGCACCTCACTGCGGAATGCAGTAATAGTTGAGCAG gGTGTCTCTTTGAGGGAAAACAAATCCAGCCTCTACGAGTTCTTCTTGCAGTTGATCCACCATAGCATTCTGAAAATTGAGAAGAG GTACTATGCCCAGCGCTGTGGAATCCCCCAGGGCTGCACCTTGTCAACCCTGCTATGCAACCTCTGCTATGGAGACATGGAGGACAAGTTGCTGCGTGGTGTGCAGAGAGATGG GGTGCTGATGCGATTGACAGATGACTTTTTGCTTGCCACGCCTCATTTGACAGAAGCAAAGGCATTTTTAAG GACTCTGGCCATGGGCGTTCCAGAATATGGCTTTGTTATAAACCCAGGAAAGACAGTAGTGAATTTTCCAGTTGATAAAGATATCCCGGGATGTTCAGCATTCAAACAATTACCAGCTCGCACTGTAATCCCATGGTGTGGATTGTTAATTGATACACAGACCCTTGAAGTTTATTGTGATTACTCCAG ATACGCCTGCACATCTATCAGGTCAAGCCTCTCTTTCAACTCGAGCAACAAAGCCGGTGTCAGCATGAGAAATAAACTGCTAGTAGTCCTGCAGCTGAAATGCCACAGTTTATTTTTAGATTTACAG ATCAATAGCCTCAGGACTGTCTGTATTAATATCTTCAAGATCCTTCTGCTGCAAGCCTACAG GTTTCATGCGTGTGCCCTCCTGCTTCCTTTTAACCAACAAGTTAGAAATAATCCCAGTTTCTTCCTGGCGATAATCTCTGACACTGCCTCATGTTGCTTCTCTCTACTAAAAGCCAAAAATGCAG ATATACCTTTTTCTCCTGCTGGTGGTTCAGCGCCGCTTACATACAAAGATGTGCAATGGCTCTGCTATCGTGCCTTCAGTGTGAAATTAGGAAATCACAGAGTTATTTACAAATGTCTTCTTGTACCACTCCAACAAT
- the TERT gene encoding telomerase reverse transcriptase isoform X2 has product MARPRRCRAVRALLRSCYAELLPLEALVRRLQAAAPPGAPPQPLLQDGDPKDYRALVERCLVGRAAGARAPPPLLTFQQVSSQEDVVARVVQRICEKKKKNVLAFGYGPLNENNRHLPCMPNICSYQRNSTTESIRQSVLWEIVLSRVGDDIMMYILEHCSLFMLVPPSCCYQICGQPIYELALRSAKTSPEFFRQRYPRPAPSILSSYLRGRLRPCGKYLAKANGGRWNSRKQRWRRSQEAVGGDSQQPLKVQRAARLSSTANELVTRSSDYLEDQPGPKHCLCLTAPPRKRKWEDCYEISAKRKKTTQTDEGLGEETRNPVPTERKKQIILDGGGDASRGCVRPISEEQVVFVKPVAQRSELGAQTSDCTAPDNPEVFSCGPAQSTESKTLCGSSTKTKPRTSVPKVEPSIFDYCSVKLVNASATDRGLRTSKPAQEFSDRISAPAVQIERRSLLYSCRQLKERLPKSFVLNRLKGYPAGGLRLVEAIFLNSKIPKQPGESSLPGYNRKKKRLPKRYWQMRGVFQELLRNHTKCPYLTVLRNNCPIWELDKIGPGSCEQNVCREGQSLPKTWQANATENCPRRISGVLGPFSGASCRSFEKAELHQKGTEMRAPQVSPSSDVTVFLKQHSSHWQVYTFVRGCLETVVPAGLWGSNHNKCRFYKNVKQFISLGKFSTFSLRELMWKMRVNDCAWLRLTKELRRFVPASEHRFREDLMSKFLYWLMNSFVAELLRSFFYITETMFQKNMLFYFRKAVWRKLQRIGIRSHLAKVQLRALSKEEIEILQQKKCVPLASKLRFIPKANGLRPVVNLNDVVGAEAFCRKSRDQKVQYFNKQLKNLFSVLSYESTKNPILLGSSVFGKDDTYAIWKKFVLKVLESNSEMLRFYFVKADVTGAYDTIPHNKLIEVISQVLALERETSYNIRRYAVIMRTRNGLKRICYRRHVSVSSEFKPDMKQFLCHLQESTSLRNAVIVEQGVSLRENKSSLYEFFLQLIHHSILKIEKRYYAQRCGIPQGCTLSTLLCNLCYGDMEDKLLRGVQRDGVLMRLTDDFLLATPHLTEAKAFLRTLAMGVPEYGFVINPGKTVVNFPVDKDIPGCSAFKQLPARTVIPWCGLLIDTQTLEVYCDYSRYACTSIRSSLSFNSSNKAGVSMRNKLLVVLQLKCHSLFLDLQINSLRTVCINIFKILLLQAYRFHACALLLPFNQQVRNNPSFFLAIISDTASCCFSLLKAKNADIPFSPAGGSAPLTYKDVQWLCYRAFSVKLGNHRVIYKCLLVPLQQCKYLSASCQDMQMLFMSLNFPFQLKTVKFILEVTL; this is encoded by the exons ATGGCGCGCCCTCGGCGCTGCCGGGCGGTGCGGGCGCTGCTGCGGAGCTGCTACGCGGAGCTGCTGCCGCTGGAAGCCTTGGTCCGGCGCCTGCAGGCGGCCGCTCCCCCGGGAGCCCCGCCTCAGCCTCTGCTGCAAGACGGCGACCCCAAAGACTACCGCGCCTTGGTGGAGCGGTGCCTCGTGGGGCGGGCGGCCGGGGCCAGGGCTCCTCCTCCGCTGCTCACCTTTCAGCag GTTTCCAGTCAGGAGGATGTCGTGGCAAGAGTCGTTCAGAGAAtctgtgaaaagaagaaaaagaatgtcCTGGCGTTTGGCTACGGACCCTTGAATGAGAATAACCGCCATCTTCCCTGCATGCCAAATATCTGCAGCTACCAGCGTAATAGCACAACAGAATCCATTCGCCAAAGTGTTCTCTGGGAAATAGTCCTGAGCAGAGTTGGAGATGATATCATGATGTACATACTGGAACACTGTTCTCTCTTCATGCTTGTGCCTCCCAGTTGCTGTTACCAAATTTGCGGCCAACCCATCTACGAACTTGCTTTAAGAAGCGCAAAAACCTCTCCTGAGTTCTTCAGGCAGAGATATCCCAGGCCGGCACCCAGCATCTTATCTAGCTACCTGCGAGGAAGGCTTCGGCCTTGTGGGAAATACCTCGCGAAGGCAAACGGGGGGAGATGGAACTCTAGGAAGCAAAGATGGCGCAGATCACAAGAAGCTGTAGGCGGTGACTCCCAGCAGCCTTTGAAGGTTCAGAGAGCTGCCAGGCTGAGCTCTACAGCAAATGAACTGGTTACAAGGTCCAGTGACTACCTAGAGGACCAGCCAGGCCCCAAACACTGCCTGTGTTTAACAGCACCGCCTCGTAAAAGGAAATGGGAGGACTGTTATGAAATTAGCGCTAAGAGAAAGAAAACCACACAGACGGACGAGGGGCTGGGAGAAGAAACAAGAAACCCAGTTCCCACTGAACGCAAAAAACAAATAATTCTGGATGGTGGGGGGGATGCATCTAGAGGGTGTGTAAGGCCAATTTCAGAGGAACAGGTAGTTTTCGTAAAGCCTGTTGCTCAGAGAAGTGAACTTGGAGCACAAACCTCGGATTGCACAGCTCCTGATAATCCAGAAGTTTTTTCGTGTGGTCCTGCACAAAGTACGGAGAGCAAAACACTGTGTGGATCTAGTACCAAAACAAAACCTCGCACTTCGGTGCCAAAGGTAGAACCTAGCATTTTTGATTATTGCTCAGTAAAGCTTGTGAACGCCTCTGCTACAGACAGAGGCCTAAGAACATCCAAACCAGCTCAGGAGTTTTCTGATAGGATTTCTGCTCCTGCCGTGCAGATTGAAAGACGCTCTCTCTTGTATTCTTGCCGCCAGCTGAAAGAGCGTCTACCTAAATCATTTGTGCTGAACCGCTTAAAGGGCTATCCGGCAGGCGGCTTGCGGCTTGTGGAAGCCATATTTTTGAACAGCAAGATTCCAAAGCAGCCGGGCGAATCAAGTCTTCCAGGTTACAATAGGAAAAAGAAGCGACTTCCAAAACGCTACTGGCAGATGAGAGGCGTCTTCCAGGAACTGTTGCGGAACCACACAAAGTGTCCTTACCTAACAGTGTTAAGAAATAATTGTCCCATTTGGGAGTTGGACAAAATTGGCCCAGGAAGTTGCGAGCAAAACGTCTGTCGAGAGGGTCAAAGCTTGCCAAAGACATGGCAGGCGAACGCCACAGAAAATTGCCCAAGAAGGATATCGGGTGTTTTAGGTCCATTCTCAGGTGCTTCCTGTAGAAGCTTTGAAAAAGCTGAGTTGCATCAAAAAGGAACTGAAATGCGAGCTCCCCAAGTCTCCCCCAGTTCTGACGTCACAGTGTTCCTTAAGCAACATAGCAGCCACTGGCAAGTGTACACTTTTGTGAGGGGCTGTCTGGAGACAGTGGTCCCTGCTGGGCTCTGGGGTTCTAACCATAACAAATGCCGCTTCTACAAGAATGTAAAGCAGTTTATCTCTCTGGGGAAGTTTTCCACGTTTTCGTTACGGGAGCTGATGTGGAAAATGAGAGTCAACGATTGCGCTTGGCTTCGTCTGACCAAAG AACTCAGGCGTTTTGTTCCTGCCTCCGAACACCGTTTCCGTGAAGATCTGATGTCCAAATTCCTGTACTGGCTGATGAACTCCTTCGTTGCAGAACTGCTGCGCTCCTTCTTTTATATCACGGAGACTATGTTTCAAAAGAACATGCTTTTTTACTTCAGAAAGGCTGTTTGGAGGAAGTTGCAGAGGATTGGCATTAG AAGTCATCTGGCCAAAGTGCAGCTTCGTGCCTTATCAAAGGAGGAGATTGAAATTCTGCAGCAGAAAAAGTGTGTCCCCCTGGCATCGAAACTCCGGTTCATCCCCAAAGCGAATGGGCTGCGTCCCGTGGTCAACCTGAATGATGTTGTAGGTGCTGAAGCATTCTGTAGAAAGAGCAGAGACCAAAAG GTTCAGTACTTCAACAAACAACTTAAAAACTTATTTAGTGTCCTTAGTTATGAAAGCACCAAGAACCCAATTTTGCTTGGCTCTTCTGTGTTCGGAAAAGATGATACTTACGCAATATGGAAGAAGTTTGTTTTGAAGGTTTTAGAGTCAAACTCTGAAATGCTGAGATTCTACTTTGTGAAG GCTGATGTCACGGGAGCTTACGATACCATTCCCCATAATAAACTGATAGAAGTAATTTCACAAGTCCTCGCTCTGGAGAGAGAGACCAGTTACAACATACGCCGCTATGCAGTGATCATGAGGACCAGAAATGGACTTAAGAGAATATGCTACAGGAGACAT GTATCTGTTTCCAGTGAGTTTAAGCCTGATATGAAACAGTTTCTGTGTCATCTTCAAGAGAGCACCTCACTGCGGAATGCAGTAATAGTTGAGCAG gGTGTCTCTTTGAGGGAAAACAAATCCAGCCTCTACGAGTTCTTCTTGCAGTTGATCCACCATAGCATTCTGAAAATTGAGAAGAG GTACTATGCCCAGCGCTGTGGAATCCCCCAGGGCTGCACCTTGTCAACCCTGCTATGCAACCTCTGCTATGGAGACATGGAGGACAAGTTGCTGCGTGGTGTGCAGAGAGATGG GGTGCTGATGCGATTGACAGATGACTTTTTGCTTGCCACGCCTCATTTGACAGAAGCAAAGGCATTTTTAAG GACTCTGGCCATGGGCGTTCCAGAATATGGCTTTGTTATAAACCCAGGAAAGACAGTAGTGAATTTTCCAGTTGATAAAGATATCCCGGGATGTTCAGCATTCAAACAATTACCAGCTCGCACTGTAATCCCATGGTGTGGATTGTTAATTGATACACAGACCCTTGAAGTTTATTGTGATTACTCCAG ATACGCCTGCACATCTATCAGGTCAAGCCTCTCTTTCAACTCGAGCAACAAAGCCGGTGTCAGCATGAGAAATAAACTGCTAGTAGTCCTGCAGCTGAAATGCCACAGTTTATTTTTAGATTTACAG ATCAATAGCCTCAGGACTGTCTGTATTAATATCTTCAAGATCCTTCTGCTGCAAGCCTACAG GTTTCATGCGTGTGCCCTCCTGCTTCCTTTTAACCAACAAGTTAGAAATAATCCCAGTTTCTTCCTGGCGATAATCTCTGACACTGCCTCATGTTGCTTCTCTCTACTAAAAGCCAAAAATGCAG ATATACCTTTTTCTCCTGCTGGTGGTTCAGCGCCGCTTACATACAAAGATGTGCAATGGCTCTGCTATCGTGCCTTCAGTGTGAAATTAGGAAATCACAGAGTTATTTACAAATGTCTTCTTGTACCACTCCAACAATGTAAGTACCTCTCCGCTTCATGCCAAGACATGCAAATGCTGTTCATGTCTCTTAATTTTCCTTTCCAACTAAAAACTGTTAAGTTTATTCTTGAAGTGACTCTTTAA